One genomic region from Bacillota bacterium encodes:
- a CDS encoding L-lactate permease, which translates to MDVLGVRAALGFLPIMLTIALMAGLLWPARRAMPPAYLLAVALAGGAWGMPPRWILAATVNGALVSFTILAIVAGAILLLNTLRVSGAMATIASGFSRVTPDRRVQALLIGFGFAVMIEGTSGFGTPAALAAPLLVGLGHPPLAAVVVSLLGHAATVSYGAVGTPIIAGIGATLDTAEVRSALFAAGLDWTTWLYGRLTIAVADLYFPANVLLVPIAITLTLTSVFSRRRPWRRALEIWPILLASGLAMAITQNLTARFLGPELPGILSGLSVMALLTLLSRQGWLMPGQPWDFPPRKEWDRSWGGSIDPSLPSAGMPLAKAWTPYLLTIAGLLVTRFPALGLREVALAPTLRWPGILGTDLVWTWNWLYSPGVFPFAAVAVISWAILGVGPSKAREALQMTSGQMREATIALVPAVAMVQVMLHSGQNPQGLDSMLLSMSDGVARLSGQTYPLLAPWVGALGSYVSGSNTVSNILFTRFQYGVASRLGLSLTGTLAQQTLGGAVGNIVAPHNIIAACAVVGLLGQEGRVLRTVWWVTALYLTYVGVAGLILSPGPF; encoded by the coding sequence ATGGATGTCCTTGGCGTGAGAGCGGCCCTTGGTTTTCTTCCCATAATGCTCACCATTGCCCTCATGGCAGGCCTTCTCTGGCCAGCCAGGCGAGCCATGCCTCCAGCCTACCTGCTCGCCGTGGCCCTGGCCGGAGGAGCCTGGGGCATGCCGCCCCGGTGGATCCTGGCGGCCACCGTCAACGGTGCCCTGGTCTCCTTCACGATCCTGGCCATAGTGGCCGGGGCTATCCTCTTACTCAACACCCTGAGGGTATCTGGCGCCATGGCCACCATCGCCTCGGGCTTTTCCAGGGTAACCCCAGACAGGAGGGTGCAGGCCCTTCTCATCGGTTTTGGGTTTGCGGTGATGATCGAGGGAACCTCCGGGTTTGGCACACCAGCAGCCCTGGCAGCCCCACTCCTGGTGGGACTGGGGCACCCTCCCCTGGCGGCAGTGGTTGTCTCGCTCCTGGGTCACGCCGCCACCGTCTCCTACGGCGCGGTAGGAACGCCCATCATAGCCGGGATCGGGGCCACCCTGGACACGGCAGAGGTCCGCAGCGCCCTTTTCGCCGCGGGGCTGGACTGGACCACCTGGCTCTACGGTCGCCTTACCATAGCCGTGGCCGACCTCTACTTCCCAGCAAACGTCCTTCTGGTCCCCATTGCCATCACGCTGACCCTGACATCCGTGTTCTCTAGGCGCCGCCCCTGGCGGCGCGCGCTGGAGATATGGCCCATCCTCCTGGCCTCCGGCCTGGCAATGGCAATTACGCAGAACCTCACCGCACGCTTCCTGGGTCCGGAGCTCCCGGGGATCCTGTCAGGTCTCTCTGTCATGGCCTTGCTCACACTGCTCTCCCGCCAGGGATGGCTCATGCCAGGCCAGCCATGGGACTTCCCTCCCCGCAAGGAGTGGGACAGGAGCTGGGGGGGCAGCATCGATCCATCCCTTCCCTCTGCTGGAATGCCACTCGCAAAGGCTTGGACACCATATCTCCTGACGATCGCTGGCCTTCTGGTCACCAGGTTCCCCGCCCTTGGCCTGAGGGAGGTGGCTCTCGCCCCCACCCTCAGATGGCCCGGCATCCTTGGCACTGACCTGGTGTGGACATGGAACTGGCTGTATAGCCCTGGGGTGTTCCCATTTGCCGCAGTGGCCGTGATCTCCTGGGCCATTCTCGGGGTAGGACCCAGCAAGGCAAGGGAGGCCCTGCAGATGACCTCCGGGCAGATGAGGGAGGCTACGATAGCGCTCGTCCCGGCGGTGGCCATGGTCCAGGTGATGCTTCACTCTGGCCAAAACCCCCAGGGGCTTGACAGCATGCTCCTGTCCATGTCCGATGGGGTCGCCCGTCTCAGCGGGCAGACCTATCCCCTCCTGGCGCCCTGGGTGGGAGCCCTGGGATCATACGTGTCCGGGAGCAACACGGTATCCAACATCCTGTTTACCAGGTTCCAGTATGGTGTCGCCAGCAGGTTAGGGCTCTCCTTGACCGGAACCCTGGCCCAGCAAACCCTGGGCGGTGCGGTGGGCAACATCGTGGCGCCCCACAACATCATTGCCGCCTGTGCTGTTGTGGGACTCCTGGGCCAGGAAGGCCGGGTCCTGCGCACCGTCTGGTGGGTGACCGCACTCTACCTGACGTACGTGGGTGTGGCAGGGTTGATCCTCAGCCCCGGGCCTTTTTGA
- a CDS encoding glycyl-radical enzyme activating protein: MRGYVFDLQKYSVHDGPGIRTLIFLKGCPLRCVWCCNPESQAIDDEIMHYPDLCLGVDRCGLCLGACEAGALLPQGRGITLSRQACIQCGKCTRVCHPGALKSTRQEMPVEDVYDYAIQDRAFYRRSGGGVTLSGGEPLYQFDFSLALSAYFRSKGISVVVETTGYSPWEKIKALAEHADMFLYDIKHMDPEMHLEYTGVGNEVILENIIKLEKMGVPIKPRVPLIPGINDDHDNLSRTASFIARNLHSVKTVGLLPYHRLGLPKYQQLARHCDVSMVLPVSRSQWRYYDRVATVFASQGLRYTLGS; this comes from the coding sequence GTGAGAGGCTACGTTTTTGACCTCCAGAAGTACTCGGTACACGACGGTCCTGGGATACGCACGCTCATCTTCCTGAAGGGTTGCCCGCTGCGCTGTGTATGGTGCTGCAATCCCGAGTCCCAGGCTATCGATGACGAAATAATGCACTACCCTGATCTCTGCCTGGGGGTAGACAGGTGTGGTCTTTGTTTGGGAGCCTGTGAGGCTGGTGCCCTCTTGCCACAGGGGAGGGGCATCACCCTCTCCAGACAGGCATGTATCCAGTGTGGCAAGTGCACCCGGGTGTGTCACCCTGGAGCGCTTAAGAGCACTCGTCAAGAGATGCCAGTGGAGGATGTCTACGACTACGCGATCCAGGACAGGGCCTTCTACCGTAGGTCTGGGGGAGGCGTTACGCTCTCTGGAGGGGAACCCCTCTACCAGTTCGACTTCAGCCTCGCGCTATCCGCATACTTTAGGTCCAAGGGCATCAGTGTAGTTGTGGAAACCACCGGCTATTCCCCGTGGGAAAAGATTAAGGCACTGGCCGAGCATGCCGACATGTTTCTCTATGATATCAAGCACATGGACCCTGAGATGCACCTAGAGTATACAGGTGTGGGTAACGAGGTGATCTTGGAAAACATCATTAAGCTGGAAAAGATGGGGGTTCCTATCAAGCCACGGGTCCCATTGATCCCCGGGATTAACGATGACCATGATAACCTCTCCAGGACTGCCTCTTTTATTGCTCGCAACCTTCATTCGGTGAAAACCGTGGGTCTGCTGCCATACCATCGCCTGGGCCTACCCAAATACCAGCAACTGGCAAGACACTGCGATGTCAGTATGGTCTTACCTGTGAGCAGGAGCCAATGGCGCTACTATGACAGAGTAGCCACGGTTTTTGCGAGTCAAGGGCTCCGGTACACACTAGGCAGCTAG
- a CDS encoding glycyl radical protein, whose product MTSAERLCLVPGWDKSYDPLEHDFNPSMRIKADVEEVLSYSSEVDPERAVIITQSYKENEGEHIYIRRAKFLRNVLERKTIYIKRNELIVGNLAFKPLASMIFPEFSYRWVINEMENHPFEERDLEPYVIPEDTKEKLRGIADYWVGSTLCDRAEGLFPEALKKALDASVFSVGNYLTGGIGHYTMGYEKAINHGLACVRDEARTRMSALDPTDPDYADKKAFYSAVTIVVDGAEVYASRYAQMAEDMAEKESDAQRKRELLRIAGNSRRVPMYPARDLWEACQAFWFVQVIVQIESNGHSISPGRLDQYMFPFYEKDTASGNLTKREAQEIIDSLWVKLGETEKIKCKEVTRAFSGACKSQNVQAGGVTPEGKDATNDLSYIILNSTARTKMCEPAMSVRFSNKSPEELWEKAIEVIKVGLGMPALYNDEVIIPALLNRGVELEDARNYSIVGCVEPHVPGKTYGWHDSGFFNLAKCLELALNDGYPMDPSYDRNLGRVGLPTGTLLGMGTFDEVLKAYDKQVKYFVDLIILANNIIDRTHQEMAPVPFASILIDPCLEKGLDASRGGAKYNFTGPQGIAIANVADSLAALKKYVFTAGVLSREDVYNALLRNWKGCEVVQSRLSQGPHFGNDDDYVDELAHHAALAYCKCVEKKPNARNGIFQPGLYPVSANVPFGESTWATPDGREAGIPLADGISPVHGRDVNGPTAVLKSVAKVDHVIASNGTLLNQKFHPSALEGIEGNRNFMNAMRVYFEFGGLHNQVNVVSADVLRDAQKNPGKYANLVVRVAGYSAYFVRLGPVLQNDIIERTEFLAS is encoded by the coding sequence GTGACTTCTGCAGAGAGGCTGTGCTTGGTTCCTGGCTGGGACAAATCGTATGACCCTCTTGAGCATGACTTCAATCCCAGTATGAGGATCAAGGCGGATGTGGAGGAGGTGTTGTCCTACAGCAGTGAGGTCGACCCCGAGAGAGCCGTGATCATTACCCAATCCTATAAGGAAAACGAGGGAGAGCACATCTACATCAGGAGGGCCAAGTTCCTCCGCAACGTGCTTGAAAGGAAGACCATATACATCAAGAGGAACGAGCTGATCGTGGGGAACCTTGCCTTCAAGCCATTGGCTTCCATGATCTTCCCTGAATTCTCCTACAGGTGGGTCATTAACGAGATGGAGAACCACCCATTTGAGGAGCGCGATCTGGAGCCGTACGTGATACCTGAGGATACCAAGGAGAAGCTGAGGGGCATAGCAGACTACTGGGTGGGCAGCACCCTGTGCGACCGGGCGGAGGGGCTGTTTCCGGAAGCCCTCAAGAAAGCGCTCGATGCCAGCGTGTTTTCCGTAGGCAACTACCTCACAGGTGGTATCGGGCACTACACAATGGGGTACGAAAAGGCTATCAACCATGGTCTTGCTTGCGTCAGAGACGAAGCTAGGACTAGGATGAGCGCCCTGGATCCGACCGACCCCGATTACGCTGACAAAAAGGCGTTCTATTCAGCCGTAACAATAGTCGTGGACGGAGCCGAGGTTTACGCCTCCAGGTATGCCCAGATGGCCGAGGACATGGCCGAGAAGGAAAGCGATGCCCAGAGGAAGAGGGAACTCCTGAGGATCGCCGGCAACTCAAGAAGAGTTCCCATGTACCCGGCGCGTGACCTTTGGGAGGCATGCCAAGCCTTCTGGTTCGTGCAGGTTATCGTCCAGATAGAGTCAAACGGACACTCGATATCTCCGGGTCGTCTGGACCAGTACATGTTCCCCTTCTATGAAAAAGACACCGCCAGCGGCAATTTAACCAAACGCGAGGCGCAAGAAATCATCGACAGCCTATGGGTGAAACTGGGGGAGACGGAGAAGATCAAGTGCAAGGAAGTAACCCGGGCGTTTTCCGGTGCCTGCAAGTCGCAGAACGTGCAGGCGGGGGGTGTCACACCCGAAGGTAAAGATGCCACGAACGACCTCTCTTACATCATCCTTAACTCCACGGCTAGGACCAAGATGTGTGAGCCCGCCATGTCTGTGAGGTTCAGCAACAAGTCCCCGGAGGAATTGTGGGAAAAGGCGATTGAAGTGATAAAGGTCGGGCTTGGCATGCCAGCCCTCTATAACGATGAGGTAATAATCCCTGCCCTTTTAAACCGGGGCGTCGAACTGGAGGATGCCAGGAACTATAGCATCGTGGGATGCGTCGAACCGCATGTACCCGGAAAGACCTACGGCTGGCATGACTCAGGCTTTTTTAACCTGGCCAAGTGCCTTGAGCTGGCCCTCAATGACGGGTACCCGATGGATCCATCATATGACAGGAACCTGGGGCGCGTGGGCCTTCCCACAGGCACGCTTCTGGGAATGGGAACGTTTGACGAGGTTCTAAAGGCCTACGATAAACAGGTCAAATACTTCGTTGATCTGATCATCCTGGCTAACAACATCATAGACAGAACGCATCAGGAAATGGCCCCGGTGCCATTCGCCTCCATCCTAATCGATCCTTGCCTCGAAAAGGGTCTGGATGCCTCTCGAGGGGGAGCCAAGTACAACTTCACCGGACCTCAAGGGATAGCCATCGCCAATGTGGCGGACTCCTTGGCTGCCCTGAAGAAGTATGTGTTCACTGCGGGGGTGCTGTCCCGGGAGGATGTGTACAATGCCCTCCTCCGAAACTGGAAGGGGTGCGAGGTCGTCCAGAGCAGGCTGTCTCAGGGACCGCATTTTGGCAATGATGATGACTACGTGGATGAACTGGCCCATCATGCCGCACTGGCCTACTGCAAGTGCGTGGAAAAGAAGCCCAACGCGAGGAACGGAATATTCCAGCCAGGCCTGTACCCGGTATCTGCCAACGTGCCCTTTGGTGAGTCCACCTGGGCGACTCCAGATGGCCGTGAGGCAGGAATACCTTTGGCCGATGGTATATCCCCCGTGCACGGCAGGGATGTGAACGGGCCCACTGCCGTGCTGAAGTCCGTGGCCAAGGTTGACCACGTCATAGCCTCTAACGGAACACTGTTAAACCAGAAATTCCACCCCAGCGCGCTTGAGGGCATAGAAGGCAATCGCAACTTCATGAACGCGATGAGGGTTTACTTCGAATTTGGCGGGCTTCATAATCAAGTGAATGTCGTGAGCGCAGATGTGTTACGCGATGCCCAGAAGAACCCTGGAAAGTATGCCAACCTCGTGGTCAGGGTGGCAGGGTACAGTGCATACTTTGTGAGACTCGGCCCGGTTCTGCAAAACGACATCATTGAGAGAACAGAGTTTCTAGCATCATAG
- a CDS encoding MIP/aquaporin family protein, with protein MRENWGAKYLNEFIGTYLLVLFGNGAVLVGVIVGAFAGGLWDVSIVFGLGVTMAIYAVAGVSGAHLNPAVTIALSAYRGFPKSRIIPYVISQVAGGFAAAATYYGAYKGYWIHFEKVNNIVRGQLGSQLSAMPFHGFAPNPAIAGTGPEAWALVPISTAFLAEIFTAFLLVYFVFAIFDDKNPAAPKGNTGALVLGLLIAVLIAVEAPLTMTPINPARDFGPRLFAYLAGWGSISIPGPRGEFWLFLLGPVIGGLIAGFVYDMVHRRFLPGTVRESAEA; from the coding sequence ATGCGAGAGAACTGGGGTGCAAAGTACCTCAATGAGTTCATAGGAACCTATCTGCTGGTGCTGTTCGGCAATGGGGCCGTGCTAGTCGGGGTGATAGTGGGGGCCTTCGCCGGCGGGCTGTGGGATGTGTCCATTGTCTTCGGTCTTGGCGTAACCATGGCCATATATGCCGTGGCAGGCGTATCTGGGGCGCATCTGAACCCCGCGGTCACGATCGCCCTCTCCGCCTACAGGGGTTTCCCAAAGAGCCGGATAATCCCTTACGTTATCTCGCAAGTGGCAGGGGGGTTCGCGGCGGCCGCCACCTACTACGGCGCATACAAGGGATATTGGATCCATTTCGAGAAGGTTAACAACATTGTGCGGGGTCAGCTGGGCAGCCAGCTCAGTGCCATGCCCTTCCACGGCTTCGCGCCCAACCCAGCCATCGCGGGCACTGGACCTGAAGCCTGGGCGCTGGTACCCATCAGTACAGCGTTCCTGGCAGAGATCTTTACTGCTTTCCTGCTAGTATACTTCGTATTCGCCATCTTTGACGACAAGAACCCGGCGGCGCCCAAGGGAAATACCGGGGCACTGGTGCTTGGCTTGCTCATCGCTGTGTTAATAGCGGTGGAGGCGCCCCTCACCATGACACCGATCAATCCCGCCAGGGATTTCGGTCCTAGGCTCTTTGCATACCTGGCGGGCTGGGGCTCCATCTCCATACCAGGACCGAGAGGTGAGTTCTGGCTATTCCTCCTTGGTCCGGTAATAGGTGGGCTCATTGCTGGCTTCGTGTACGATATGGTTCATCGGAGATTCCTTCCGGGTACTGTTAGGGAGTCTGCGGAGGCCTAG
- a CDS encoding glycerol dehydrogenase has protein sequence MGQFTQILISPSRYVQGRAAINEIGEHVALLGDRALVTGGRTGLAVTREGREESLAGKKISQVEEVFRGECSDQEVERLTDVGMREQCNLVIGSGGGKTIDCAKIVAMNLGVPTVIVPTSASTDAPCSRLSVVYNENGEFVRFVFPPRNPDLVLVDTDIIAKAPTRLLVSGMGDALATWFEADACERSCALNLTGGRQTATAVALARLCFDILMEYGLQAKIACDGNVVTPALEKVVEANTLLSGLGFESGGLAAAHSMQDGFTLLHEIHDFYHGEKVAFLTLVQLVLEERPKETLDQVYQFNKKVGLPITLGELGIGDVGPKRLMEAVEASSLPGKIMHNHAFPITSPMVYDACIAANDMGVRVHAGQPIA, from the coding sequence ATGGGTCAGTTCACCCAGATACTCATTTCACCCAGCAGGTATGTGCAGGGGCGTGCCGCCATCAACGAGATCGGCGAGCACGTGGCGCTTCTGGGTGACAGGGCACTGGTAACTGGAGGCAGAACAGGCTTGGCTGTAACAAGGGAGGGCCGGGAGGAGAGTCTCGCTGGAAAGAAGATATCGCAGGTCGAAGAGGTATTCCGCGGCGAGTGCAGTGACCAGGAGGTTGAGCGACTAACGGATGTGGGGATGCGTGAGCAGTGCAACCTAGTGATCGGCAGCGGTGGCGGGAAGACCATCGACTGCGCGAAGATAGTGGCCATGAACCTGGGGGTTCCGACGGTGATCGTGCCCACATCCGCATCAACCGATGCTCCATGCAGCCGCCTGTCTGTGGTCTACAACGAAAACGGGGAGTTCGTGAGGTTCGTGTTCCCGCCAAGGAACCCGGACCTTGTCTTGGTGGACACTGACATCATTGCGAAGGCCCCCACAAGACTCCTGGTGTCGGGCATGGGAGATGCCTTGGCGACCTGGTTTGAGGCAGATGCCTGCGAGCGGTCGTGTGCCCTCAATCTCACAGGGGGACGCCAGACGGCTACAGCCGTGGCCCTGGCGAGGCTCTGCTTCGACATCTTGATGGAGTATGGCCTGCAGGCCAAGATCGCCTGTGACGGCAATGTGGTAACCCCAGCCCTGGAGAAGGTGGTCGAGGCCAACACGTTGCTCAGTGGCCTAGGCTTTGAGAGCGGGGGCTTGGCGGCTGCCCATTCAATGCAGGATGGTTTCACCCTGCTCCACGAGATCCATGACTTCTATCACGGGGAGAAGGTTGCCTTCCTGACCCTAGTTCAACTTGTCCTTGAGGAGCGCCCCAAGGAAACGCTGGATCAGGTTTACCAGTTCAATAAGAAAGTGGGCCTACCCATAACCCTGGGTGAGTTGGGTATTGGCGATGTAGGGCCCAAGAGGTTGATGGAGGCTGTGGAGGCCTCAAGCCTGCCCGGCAAGATCATGCACAACCATGCGTTCCCCATTACCAGCCCGATGGTGTATGATGCCTGCATTGCCGCCAATGACATGGGAGTAAGGGTACATGCCGGACAACCTATAGCGTAG
- a CDS encoding heme-binding protein → MSHDITLKDAERAVKAAIHEAQAVGVPMVIALVDSGGHLVLLKRMDGAIWGSVDIAINKAFTAAAYRVSTAQLAEKAQPGQALFGLHVCNGGRSVVFGGGIPLFKGGELSGSIGVSGGRVDQDVTVAEAGVKAYEAGASRHEKTTT, encoded by the coding sequence GTGAGTCACGACATCACGCTAAAGGACGCTGAGAGGGCTGTGAAGGCAGCCATTCACGAGGCTCAAGCCGTGGGAGTACCCATGGTCATCGCGCTGGTGGATTCGGGTGGACACCTTGTCCTGCTCAAACGCATGGATGGGGCGATATGGGGGAGCGTGGACATTGCCATAAACAAAGCCTTCACTGCTGCGGCGTACCGGGTGTCCACGGCACAGCTGGCCGAGAAGGCCCAGCCTGGTCAGGCTCTTTTTGGACTCCATGTATGCAATGGTGGGCGCTCAGTGGTATTCGGGGGAGGAATTCCGCTGTTCAAAGGGGGTGAACTCTCAGGGTCGATCGGGGTGAGCGGTGGAAGGGTGGATCAGGATGTAACTGTAGCGGAAGCAGGGGTCAAGGCGTATGAAGCGGGCGCATCCAGGCATGAGAAAACCACCACATGA
- a CDS encoding MoaD/ThiS family protein: protein MSKKDVVEIHVNVKLHELVCRQLQAEGRDPGDTSLEVVLEEGNVLRDLMNGLGLSPKHFFAAIVNGVHCTDLDLRLSEGDRVAFLPPIAGG, encoded by the coding sequence ATGAGCAAGAAGGACGTCGTTGAGATTCACGTTAATGTCAAGTTGCATGAACTGGTGTGCAGGCAGTTGCAGGCTGAAGGAAGAGATCCTGGCGACACAAGTCTCGAGGTTGTCCTGGAAGAGGGAAATGTATTGCGGGACCTCATGAACGGGCTGGGATTGTCCCCGAAGCACTTCTTCGCTGCCATCGTCAACGGGGTTCACTGCACAGACTTGGACTTGAGGCTCTCTGAAGGCGACAGGGTTGCGTTCCTTCCACCGATAGCGGGAGGGTAG
- a CDS encoding aldehyde ferredoxin oxidoreductase C-terminal domain-containing protein: MSRLLRVDVGSERVRFLDVPEKYSLLGGRALTSSLVRDEVPPACHPLRRHNRIVIAPGLLSGTKAPCSGRVSVGGKSPLTGTIKEANGGGITSQKVARLGIKAVIIEGMPDGDKTSILLVGNGRAELVPAKELRHLGTYELSQILRDRYGKSVGLVSIGPAGEMRMLAAGVANNDNEGEPSRYAARGGLGAVLGSKGIKAIVIDEGDSETVKPKNRQGFDSAVKVFTKALLSHPVTTQALPMAGTAGTIDPINEVGGLPTRSFREGRFEGASKVSGWHMAKVVEQRGGKGKMGHPCHPGCIIRCSNIYPDECGNVLVSPLEYETDWALGPNLGIDNLDHVAMLNRICNDVGLDTIETGCTLGVLMDAGVLEFGDGQGTIRLLQEVAKGTPMGRLIGAGCAVAGKVYGVTRVPAVKNQGLAAYDPRAIKGIGVTFATGTMGADHTFGYTVSPEVFKVGGNLDPLSPVGKAEASKDAQVYTAFIDSTGLCLFVTFATADNEEAANSIIHMVNATHGVDWTLKDVLDYGRRVLSLERQFNAEAGFTNAHDRLPEFLYEEKLPPHNHVFDVPDNELDSVYMPGGAT; the protein is encoded by the coding sequence ATGTCGAGACTGCTTAGGGTGGATGTGGGTTCCGAAAGGGTGAGATTCCTAGACGTTCCCGAGAAGTACTCCCTCTTGGGTGGACGTGCCTTGACCTCATCTTTGGTCAGGGACGAAGTGCCACCGGCGTGTCATCCGCTGCGAAGACACAACAGGATAGTGATTGCACCAGGATTGCTCTCTGGGACAAAGGCTCCATGCTCAGGGAGAGTCTCGGTGGGTGGCAAGAGCCCCCTGACAGGCACCATCAAGGAGGCCAATGGAGGAGGGATCACCTCCCAGAAGGTGGCGAGGTTGGGCATCAAGGCCGTTATCATCGAGGGGATGCCGGATGGAGATAAAACCAGCATTCTCCTGGTAGGTAATGGGAGGGCTGAACTGGTGCCCGCCAAGGAACTCAGGCACCTTGGAACCTATGAGCTCAGCCAGATACTGCGTGACAGGTACGGGAAAAGCGTGGGCCTGGTCTCCATCGGACCAGCCGGTGAGATGAGGATGCTTGCCGCCGGGGTGGCCAACAATGACAACGAGGGAGAGCCCAGCCGGTATGCGGCCCGCGGCGGGCTAGGGGCTGTGCTGGGAAGCAAGGGTATAAAGGCCATAGTAATCGACGAGGGAGACTCAGAAACGGTAAAACCGAAGAACCGCCAGGGCTTTGACAGTGCGGTGAAGGTGTTCACCAAAGCACTTCTCAGTCACCCCGTGACCACGCAGGCCCTTCCCATGGCCGGCACTGCGGGTACCATCGATCCCATCAACGAGGTGGGCGGACTCCCCACGAGGAGCTTCCGAGAGGGCAGGTTTGAGGGTGCCTCCAAGGTATCAGGCTGGCATATGGCCAAGGTGGTCGAGCAACGGGGGGGCAAGGGTAAGATGGGGCACCCCTGTCATCCCGGCTGCATCATCCGGTGCTCCAACATCTACCCTGACGAGTGCGGCAATGTTCTGGTCTCCCCCCTGGAATATGAGACAGACTGGGCGTTGGGACCAAACCTGGGCATCGATAACCTGGACCACGTGGCAATGCTCAACAGGATCTGCAATGATGTGGGCCTGGACACCATCGAGACCGGGTGCACCCTGGGTGTTCTGATGGACGCTGGAGTACTGGAATTCGGAGACGGTCAAGGGACCATCCGCCTCCTCCAGGAGGTTGCCAAGGGAACTCCCATGGGCAGGCTCATAGGGGCGGGCTGCGCAGTGGCGGGCAAGGTCTACGGTGTCACACGGGTGCCTGCCGTTAAGAACCAGGGATTAGCGGCCTATGATCCCAGGGCTATCAAGGGCATCGGGGTCACCTTCGCCACAGGAACCATGGGTGCTGACCATACCTTTGGATATACGGTCTCCCCTGAGGTCTTCAAGGTGGGGGGCAACCTCGACCCTCTCAGCCCAGTGGGGAAAGCGGAGGCTTCCAAGGATGCCCAGGTATATACAGCATTCATCGACAGCACAGGCTTGTGTCTTTTTGTCACATTCGCCACTGCAGATAATGAGGAGGCCGCCAACTCCATTATCCACATGGTTAACGCGACTCACGGGGTTGATTGGACACTAAAGGACGTTCTTGACTACGGTAGGAGGGTGCTATCCCTGGAGAGGCAGTTCAACGCTGAGGCAGGGTTCACCAATGCTCACGACCGGCTTCCTGAGTTCCTGTATGAAGAGAAGCTGCCTCCCCATAATCACGTCTTTGACGTCCCTGATAATGAGCTGGACTCAGTGTACATGCCAGGTGGGGCCACATGA
- a CDS encoding iron-containing alcohol dehydrogenase, whose product MPTFQTARRILIGPGVLEELPREIRELQCRRALVVTDPGVFSAGMTSRVIDELAKNCLEVEVFDGIEGEPTLEVAEACLATARAFSTEIVVGAGGGSCIDVAKVAAVFFRSEGSVRDYTSSDLALKEGLPLVAIPTTAGTGSEATGIAILIDSLENRKIGMTSPMLFPHLAVVDPDLMLTVPAPVTAYTGIDALTHAVEAYLSINATSVTDALAIKAVSLIGNALRVCFQNGRNREARHAMAEGSLLAGMAFANAGVAAVHAFAYPLGARYRVPHGVANALMLLPVFNYNMQVCVDRASHIGDALGAAPEMVTGEMGAKRTLQALETLLRELGIPQTLKEVGVREADLPDMAGEALRIERLLRNNPREIGYQEAIALYVQAFSGFVPPVFAV is encoded by the coding sequence GTGCCAACATTTCAAACCGCCAGGAGGATACTCATAGGCCCTGGGGTTCTCGAAGAACTGCCTCGTGAGATAAGGGAACTCCAGTGCAGGAGGGCCCTTGTGGTCACAGATCCCGGGGTGTTCAGCGCGGGGATGACTAGCAGGGTTATTGACGAGCTAGCCAAGAATTGCCTCGAAGTCGAGGTATTCGACGGGATCGAAGGAGAACCCACTCTCGAGGTGGCCGAGGCGTGTCTTGCCACGGCCAGAGCCTTCTCCACCGAGATCGTGGTAGGCGCCGGGGGCGGCAGCTGTATTGACGTGGCCAAGGTTGCCGCAGTGTTCTTCCGAAGCGAAGGCTCCGTCAGAGACTACACCAGCTCCGACCTGGCTCTGAAAGAGGGTCTTCCCCTCGTTGCCATCCCGACTACGGCGGGTACGGGATCGGAGGCCACCGGGATTGCCATACTCATCGATAGCCTGGAGAATCGCAAGATTGGGATGACCAGCCCAATGCTCTTCCCTCATCTCGCTGTGGTTGATCCTGATTTGATGCTCACAGTTCCAGCACCCGTAACCGCCTATACCGGGATCGACGCACTGACACATGCCGTGGAGGCCTACCTGTCAATAAATGCCACCAGCGTCACGGATGCCCTTGCCATCAAAGCCGTCAGCCTCATCGGGAATGCCTTGAGGGTCTGTTTCCAGAACGGTAGGAACAGGGAGGCCAGGCATGCCATGGCTGAGGGGAGCCTCTTGGCGGGAATGGCCTTCGCCAACGCTGGTGTGGCTGCGGTACATGCCTTCGCCTATCCCTTAGGCGCCAGGTACCGGGTTCCCCACGGCGTGGCCAACGCCCTCATGCTCTTGCCAGTTTTCAACTACAACATGCAGGTGTGCGTTGACCGGGCCAGCCACATCGGCGATGCCCTGGGAGCAGCCCCGGAGATGGTGACTGGTGAAATGGGAGCCAAACGTACGTTGCAGGCTCTCGAAACACTCCTAAGAGAACTAGGCATCCCACAGACCTTGAAGGAAGTAGGCGTCAGGGAAGCGGATCTGCCGGATATGGCAGGGGAGGCACTCAGGATCGAACGACTCCTCAGGAACAATCCGAGGGAGATAGGTTATCAAGAGGCCATCGCCCTTTACGTGCAGGCTTTTTCCGGCTTCGTGCCCCCGGTCTTTGCAGTGTGA